A stretch of DNA from Mus musculus strain C57BL/6J chromosome 6, GRCm38.p6 C57BL/6J:
catcatgagatatgcttttaaatctgggtcttgcttttcgggtgtgttagggtgcccaggactgggtggggtgagagtgctgcgttctgatgattgtgagtggtcttgatttctgttagtaggattcttacatttgccttttgccatctggtaaactctgatgctagttgttatagttgtctctggttagagcttgttcctcaggtgattaagttagcctctatcagcagaccttgaagactagctctctccttagtttcagtggtcaaagtactctctgcaggcaagctctcctcttgcagggaaggtgcccatacatctggtgtttgaacctgcctcctagcagaagttgtgttccactcaccagaggtgttaggatcccgtgggggatcctgtgtgggtccttgcgggtgtccggagactctgtgggcaaggaaccccagtgctggagtggtcCGGAAGATAAAGTTTTTCTTATacaagtcttttacttgcttggttagaattacccaaaagtagtttatattttttatggttttctgaCAGATCCTGTTTCCCTTGTTTATTTCTCAATCTAATTGTCACTTATATATAAGAGGGTTACAGATTTTGTGCATTAATTTTGTATCATGCTACTTTGCCAAAAGTGTTTGTTACTTGGAGGAGTTTGTtggtggaagttttagggtcacttaagtacACTATCATTTTACTCCAAATACaggtatttaaaatttttccttatTTGTATTTCCTTGGTATCTTTCTGTTTTCATAGTGTTCTAGATAAGATATCAAGCACAATAATGACCAGGTATGGAAATAGTGGATATCCTTGTGCTGCTGTTCTTGACTTTAGTAGAAATGTCTCCCTatccatttacattgatgttttTTATGAGCTCATTTTGAAATGTCTTTATCATGTGAGGTATATCTCTCATATCCTTAATAGTTCTAGGATGTATcttatgaaggggtgttggattttgtcatagcaactttattctaTTGAAGTGATGATTTGTCTTTGATcagacttcattttattttgtctttcagTCTACTTACTCCATCTGGATAAGTGCATCTGTCAGTCAATAGCCAAATTACCTACTTGCTGCTTATATCAGAGGTCACGATTCTTCTCCTGTCCCTGGTTTTGGGACTCCCCTCATCTCATTCACCCAAAGCTAAGGGcttcaaatatacatataaaaaaagtTTTTCTCCCAaacttaattaattttattttatacctcTAATATATGTGTTTCAGCTTCTTGCCAAGTCCAGGCATTTACTCAACATCGACATtcaggacagctccagagaagcaacgTATAGATGTTCCAGTCTACTCTCCCAGAATCAGGCACTTCTACTGGTGCCTCTTTCTTCCCACACAAAGATGATTCCATAGACTGTGTACAGCAAGGAAACAGCCAACTCTCCTAATAATTGACTAACATCCCCATccctgttttctttggttttctacAGAAACATTGCCCCCAAATCAACAGGAAGCTAAAGATCACGACTACCCTCTCCCTGCTTCACCATCACCTCTTTCTAGCTTCTTCTTTCTTTGAGTAAACCAAAATGAAGGAATGTTAGCATTTATTCTAGGCTCTTTCCAACAGTTATGCAGCAACAGCTAGGCCAATCTTgttataaaagggactgcttggcctttcttctttctttgtcccctttctctctctctgaccccctTTATTCTTTCACTGCtttctccccccttccttcctctttccataTGTTCCTCGctggcctcttctcttctcttctcttctcttctcttctcttctcttctcttctcttctctgctctgctctgctctgctctgctctgctctgctctgctctgctctgttctcccctccctctccttctcctcctccctctcctccacctTATCCCACTCACCTCTTCTCATCTCCTCTTCTATCTCCtctcctcatctctctcctcttctctcttctcctcctctcttctctcttctcttttctcctctttctttccctcttccctttctttctctgcctctactcacTTCTTAATCCTGCTTCCATgctcctaaataaactctattctacacaAGACCTGTCATGCAGCTGGTACACTTCgggagggatgcctcagcatggacccACTGACACACCCCCTTCCCACCATATCTCACTGAACTCTGAAAAACATATGCCTGGTTTTTACAAAACACATCATCAGCCATCCTTAATCTGTCAAACTTGAAACCCAGCAAACACCAAGCTCTGACATTTCTAATgttactttgttatgcttgcagtcaggagcctagtataactatcctctgagagggttagcccagaagctgactgaaatatgtgcagatacccacagtcaaacattgaaTTTAGGTTGGGGGATCTTATGAAAGAGTTGGTATCATGCATATGCATTCTTGTCATTTCTGTTCCCAAAACATATATAGTTCTCTACACTCATTGAATACAATAAGTTGATATTTCCACAtgaattctctttctcttttcacttTATATTATAAACATTCCCTTGATGGTGAGTTTATTCAAGAATAGATCCTTGCTGATAGTGATGAGCATATTTTAACTTACTGGAAATCAATACTAGTTGACATATACTATTGTAGCCTTAATAGTGtgttctaattattattatttattttctcttacatCACTTCCTGACTGCAATTTTCCCTCCCCCGACTTCTCCCAATCCCTTGCCACTAACTCTTTTTTCCTCCAAAtactcctctttttcctttggaaaaaatAGCAAACCTCCAatggatatcaactgaacatggcataacATGATACAGGCACAAATCCTCACATTAAGAATGGATGAGGTAACCCAGTAGGAAGGAAAGGATCTCAAgcacaggcaaaagagtcaaaaATACCCCACCCACACTATTAGAAATCCTACAAAATCACCACACTGAACAATATAGCATATATAAATAGGACGTTGTTCAGAACTGTACAAGGACCATGTTTGTTGGGTTCACTCTGTGAGCTTCTGTGATCCTTGTTTAGCTGGATCTGTGGGTCCTGGTCTCTGGTGCACTTCAttcctctggctcctataatcttttctgtttctcttctgtgAGTTTCTCCTGACTCTACCTAGTTTTTTGGTTACTGATTTCTTTATGCTCCCATCAATTGCTAGATGATACATCATCTCTGGTGGCAACTGGTTTAGGCACCTATctgtgaatatagcagaatatcaaaaGTCAATTTCATTGACTTTGTTTTTTGACCAGTTGTGTATGGCTCTATCTTGAGTCTGAGGGCTCCGCTGCCTCTTGTTCAAGGCCATCCAGGCAGTGTTAAACTTGGGTTCCCTCTAGTGGCTTTGGTTAGAAcagacattggttggccacttcAACAAGTTCCTTGTTAGCATAATCCCAGAACATtgtgcaggctggagagattgaAGACTGAAGGTTTGTGGGTTTGTTGGTGTCCCAGCCCTACTACTGTGAGCCTTGCCTGACAAAAGAAAATGACCAGCTCCAGCTCTATATCCCACATTACTAATTTTCCCTAGGATTTCTCTTGTATTACACTAGGTTTGGTTTGTGGATTATAAATTTTTCTTAGGCTCACTATATTGTGAAAAACTGTTGTTCCATCATTCATAGGAATAGTATTGGTGAGTATATTGTTTTAGATTGGTTGTCATTTTGGACATGAAATGCATTGCTGCAGGCTCTTCTGGGTTTGAAAGTTTACCTTGAGAGATGAGGTGTTCCTACTCCCCCTTTTCCCTGAAGTTAGGGAAgttctcttttcattttgatgGGTTTTATTgacttcctgtttttctcttaTAGATTTCaattcacttttttgtttgtttgtttgtttttggtatgtttagtgtgtgtgtgtgtgtgttttaatttcatttaatctttttttacagccAAGATTTGTCCTCCTTCTGGTCTACTCTCTGAATGATCCACATTCCATATCCCCTTCCCCAACCCAAGTCTCCACAAGGAtattcccatccccaccccaccagaactCCCCACTCCAAGGGGCTTCAAGCCTTTTGAAggttaggtgaatcttctctgactgagtccagacccggcagtcctctgctatatttgtATGTATTGGGGGattcatatcagttggtgtatacTGCCTTGTTGGTatcccagtgtctgagagatcttggaggtccaggttagttgagactgctggtcttcctacaggatcaccctcctcctcagcttcttctatcTTTTCCCTAatccaaccacaggggtcagcagcttctgtccattggttgggcataaatatttgcatctgactctttcagctgcttgttaggtagGTCTTTCAAAGGGCGGTCATGATAGGcctttttttgtgagcactccataaccTCAGCAATAATGTCAGACCTGAAGGCCCTCACTTGAGTTGAATTGATTGTGGGTtagggaagatttttttcccaatctgtaggttgctgatttatcttattgactatgtcttttgccttacagaagctttccagtttcatgaagtcccatttatcaattcttgatcttagagcttggGCCATTGCAGATCAGgagatttccccctggaaatttcaatgagttcaaatctctttccctatttcttttgtattagtttcagtgtatcttgttttacattgaggtccttgatcaacttggatttgagttttgtgtagggtgataaatatggatctacttttactttttacatacagactgccagttagacctgCACCATTTATTGTAGGTGCTTTCTTTTGTCCAGTATATATTTTTggctctttgtcaaagatcaagtgtgtctgtaagtgtgtggttttatttctgggtcttcaattctaattTATTGATTAACCCATTCATCtctataccaatatcatgcagttttttttttttttaatcacattcGCTCTTTAGGATAGCTTttagtcagggatggtgattcccccagaaattcttttattgttaagaattgtttttgctattctggccattttgcattttcagatgaatttgagattttctctttccatgtctttgaagaattatgttggcATTTTGaaggggactgcattgaatctgtagattgccttaggtaggatgaccatttttattatgttattatgttatgtctgccaatccattagcatgggagatctctccattttgtaaaatgttcttcaatttcatttttgaaGTTATCATCATATAGGCCTTTCACTTGtttgttagagttacaccaagatattttatattacttgtgacaaTTTTAAGTggtattgttttcctaatttctttcttatcctatTAGTTGCATAAAGGAATGCTACTGATTTATTcccattaattttatatccagccacttttctgaagttTTAACTATAAGATGCATGGAAAAATTTGTTTGtgctcttgggttttttttgtttgtttggttttgtgtgtgcattCTGTGTGCCTCTTAAATTATATGATAGGGTCTTTGGTACAGTTTTCCTCTACAATCTTATTGAAGTTCTTGTGTTTGCcatagacttgaaattcttgtctgTCACCTGTGCCTATTATTTGAAGGTTTGATTTATTTCCTGGTCTCCCATGTACACAATACTTTCTAGGCCTGCACTGTATTAGGTGAGCTAGCTACATTTCCAGCCCCTCATTTTGGTTCCTGATGTTAATACAATTATTTTATCTCTTTTCTGTGTGCttcataagaaaaattatttACCCTAAGTATGTTTGGAGGAGGtgacattttcttaattcctGCAAAAGGGATATTAATTTCTAGGCAAGATGTTGAGTATGGAAGACACCTTGAATGCTTTGGAAGTGGGTCAGATACCTTGGGAATGtaaatgttttttctgcatcttttaagtggaatattattattgttacttttgttttgttcccaaggACTGGGATCAGTTAATTCACACAGACAGATCTGGCCTGGAGAGAATATCTCACACACAGGAGACCCAGAGATCATGCTTTTCTCACTCCATTCTTCTCCTGAAATTAGGAAAGTTCACTTTTCCATTTGATGATACTATTTTGTAACAACCTCTAGAACACAACTGCCTTCTCCATATGACATGAACACTATGGGTCTAGAGGGATATGAGCTGATGACATTTGTTCCTTATAACTACTCGGGGCCTCATTCTACGTGGATGTTCATCAAAGGCCCAGCTGggtgagtgtttctttttctgttcagtATAATGAGAGCTATAAGTAGGTGGGAGAATGAAGCCGGATTCTATAATAAATGAGTAGAGAATTATCTGCTTAGAATTTTACTTTTAAGCTAAATTTTATCACAAGCAAACATAAAAGGTGCTTGTAGACATATAATATCAGTATAACAATTAATAAAAGAACATAGATGTCACTCAATTTCATCTCTTATTATACCTGTAACAGTAGAGGTGGATAATTGGAAGAGGACAGGGTCCAATAAgaggagggaaaaagacagaaaaggctCATAAGGTGAAGATGATTAATCACTTTTTCCATAAATCTACATggatatacttttaaaatgcaaGTCCATCCTCAACCTTTTAAAGAGTATACCTGACAGAGGATTATCCTTCATGAGTGCTCCAAGAATTCCAAGATCATGGTTCCACCTAGGTATGATCAACTGTGTTAGTCTTCCATCTctgtaacaaaacacctgagGTCACTTAAAGTGTGAAAAACCAAGTGACAGCTATTTATTGCTTTGCCGAAGAGGTTTATAATATTGACACTTTTGAATTGCGTTTGTATTTTCCAATTTTACCCCTCTCTCAAGTTAACTGACtgtattaatttatgtatatgaaactcaaatgaatatacaacaCATGTTAACTAATGTGTTTATCAATAATTTTCTAGTGTGCTAAATTTGCATATACTGATGAATTCCTAGGAAAGTTGCAGTTAATGACTGAAAGGCATAAAACTCTCATAGCATCATACTGCAATGATTTCTTATCAAGAAGATACTTTATAGGTACTTCAAAATATTCATTTACTAAACAGTTGCAAAGTTATCCTTACACAATGTAATTTTTAGTAGTTTTAGTCATTCTACCAAAATGAATTCCTTTTTCTAATTTCATGTTTTCTAAATTGATTCATGTAGCTTTAAAACTGAATAATATTGAGTAAGCTTTTCATTAAAACTGAGATGTATACTTACAATTCTTGAATAGTATAAAGTTATTTAAAGTAAAAATCACTAATTATAATATTCTCATTATAGTATTCTACTCAACTTCTGTGTGTTTTCAGTGATACTTGTGCTAAATTTAATTTCCAAATAAGAATTCATGCATTTGAATTAATTAAGACATATCAGGTAAGAGGTATGAATTCCAACTTTATAAAAAAGTATTAAGTATTCTTGCTGGCATTCTATAGTTTATAAAGATTTCATTGATCTAATTTTGAGGTCAAGTTCTTTCTCTTTCAGGGATTCCTAAAAACTTGGTGTTGTTGACAGTGGACAGTACATCAACCATCAATTTTCCTGTTACCTGAAAGTCACAAGCTCACTTTATATTCTTTCTGAGCAGTCATACATCTTTTAGGTCATTATGCACTAAATGTGGTAAAGCTTAAAATGAAAATGGTACTTTCCATTTGCTATACTTGTATGCTCCCTATAGTATTTAAtcttcacaaacagaatacaaagaTCACTATATGTGCATAAAACAAACTCTTCTAAAAtcaaatattgtgaaaatgaagAGATGAAATGACTGTTCACGGGAGAATGTGAGCTATGTATGAAGataccttccttctccctcccccttctccatcTTAGTTGCATGCTTCTTCAGACACATGGCTGCAGATGGCTTACACTTTCGGTATGGATCAATTTAATAGTGATGGCCTCTCCACTATTGTAAATGTTTATAATATACTCTGGGTTTTATTTCTTACAGCTAAATATTGTATAAAGATGCTGGTTTATAAAATAGAATGCGTCATTTTCTGATTGTgataaatatttacaaagtaatgaatataaagtaaaaatcattttacattactatttttactttatgaCATTATCATATTTTATATTCCTTATAATACTTGTGCTTATATTAATAAATTACTgtctaattaataataaattattatatgtatacagtttgtaaattgttttttaaaattataatttggaAACAGTTCTTACAGTTTGCAGACCAAGGAAAATAATACTATGAGTAAATAGTACTctggaggttttatttatttatttatttatttatctatctatttttataaaatacaagttTTGGCTACATATATTTTCTGCACAAAACTTGCATGCTTGGTCAGAGAGGACAATGTATTCTCTTGAATTAGAGTCACAAATGGCTCATGAAGCACCCTGTCATTGTTGAATATCAAACCCAGGACTGGAACTTTTATGAACAGAAAATCATGGTGCAGCTAATGTAAATGTTTATTAGTGAAAGAATCAGATGTGTGGATCTGGCAATTGGGATGAACCCATTACAAGATTAAACTGTTTAGGAACAAAAATCATGTAAATGTAAAATGCTTGATTTAGGGTATCATAGTCATGAAAATCTTGTAGGATGGTTTCAGACACTAACTTCTgcattatttttatacatatatacatgcatgtatgcatgcatctatATATGTAGAATATACATATGAACTTGAAAATATAATTAGGTACACTTTTTCTCACAAAATCAGGGTCAATgtagttattttctatttttgtaacATAAGCTGATTTTAAAGAACTGAATTAAATTAATTCCATTATAAACTGATCCTAGAAACCAAGCCAAATAACTAACATGGGCAGCAAAGGTAAGATTGTTGTTTGAAAGTGTAAAAGTTCTGTGGATGCTGATGACATATGATAATACTTGGGACCTTGTTTTTCACTTCATGGGAAGGCATCTCTTTCAAAATAGAAATTCTAAAAAAGCGTCACTATGCAGCCATTTTCAGCAAGCCCATATTTGTCATAACATGTTCTCTCTTGTTGGAGGCTCTTAGGTCCACATTTTTAGATGTGATTATGTAGCATGTATTAACTGCAAAAAtcaggaaaggaaaatgaaacccTTTTCAGTCTACATTTGGGCATTGGAGCAATAGATAGCAGAATTGCAGGATACAAGTATCTTATcagggaactaggaaaggggggtTCTTAGAGCATGAACATAGATAAATACAGAAAAAAGAGGTATGTAGATAAAATATCAACATATATGGCTGAAAAGCTATGACTAATCATTCTATTAACAGTTTACAATgccctccaaaaagaaaaggaaaaatactaTTTGACTTTTACGCTGGGAGTTAGTGCTTTAAATCTGAAGTCTCACAGGTGATGGGATAGGAACTAAACTCAAAATGTCTATGAGCCTTTATAACCATGAGTAATGGATATAGAGTGTGGAAAGTCCAATAGTGCTCTCTGCCTTTACCCATGCCTTTAATTTATAGTCTGGATTTCACAGAAAAAGGAacataaacatacatgaattTAGAAAGATATTTTGCTAGTTAAAATAATGGGATTATCATGAATTAGCACTGATTTTACCAGAATTATTAGTCAAAATACAGATAATTGCAAAATAGAACATAGTAAAGATTATGAAATATGTGATTGACTCAATATTTATGTATATCTTTTGTATTTTCCAAATCAACATGTTTCAGTCAGTTGTACAAATGTGAATAAAATTCTTTGTTCCCAAATACTCTTTTAGATATTAAGTataaaataagacattttaaattaataagatTGGACTTCTCCTCTATAAGACTTATATGCAATACAAGCTAACAAATTATAAATTCTATAAAATATGTGTGAATAAATTATTATCTATAATATTCTATATATACAGGAGAAACATGGAAGGCATGCAGAATTGTAGGCTATGATGTACAGTCTGGATCATCAAAAGTAAAGAGATAGGCTAATTAACAAGTAGTATGGAAAATAGAATGATGATATAGACTCATTTCTAGTGTATCACAGACTTGATGTAtactctcttattttttttcagatatatgAAATAAACTTCCACTATGctgttaatatgaatacattctCCACTTATGTCTTCATTTAAGAATGTTCTTTATTTCCAAGCTGGACTTGGAGTCCTAGCCAATATggttcttcttcttttctatatttttataatcCTAGGTCACAGACCTAAGCCCACAGACCTGATCTCCTGTCAACTGACCTTTGTTCACATAATAATGGTCCTCACTGGAGGGGATATTTTGCTTACAGACTTATTTGAGTTATTAAACATTGAGAATGACTTAAAATGTAAGACAATTTTTTATATTAGCAGGGTGATGAGAGGCCTCTCTATCTGCACCACCTGTCTTCTGAGTGTGTTCCAGGCTGTCACTATCAGTCCCAATACCTCTTTGATggcaaaatttaaacaaaaactgaaaaaatacATGGCCTGTGTTTTCTTATGCATTTGGTCTTTCAATTTGGCCTTCAGTACTAACCGGATCTTTTATGTTGGTGGTTTTACGAATGTGAGTGAGACCAACCAGATGCAGGTCACTAAATCCTGCTCACTCTTACCCATGAACATTATTATCAGAGGATTTATTTTTACAATATCAACCTccagagatgtgtttcttgtaggaGTCATGCTGACCACAAGTGTATACATGGTcattaccatgtttaggtatcaCAGGCAGTGCAAGTATCTTTATAGCATCAGCCACTTGAGAGAGTCCCCTGAGAAAAGGGCCACCCAGACCATCGTGCTGCTGGTGTCTTTCTTTGTTGTCATGTACTGGGTGGACTTCATCATCTCATTCACCTCAGATATGATATGGATGTATGACCCACTCATCCTGACTGTTCAGAAATTTATGATGTATGCCTATCCCACAATTACCCCTTTGGTACAAATCAGTTCTGATAACAGAATAATAATTATGCTGAAAAACCTGCAATCAAAACATCAACagagattttttaataaagatatttttttttcattataatttatttttaatgtataccATGTGAATACCATGAATACCATGTCAGAATTTATGCAGGTGTGCAttcctggtgtccacagaggtgaAAAGATTTCATGGAATTCCCTGGAACCTGCCCATAGAGCAGCTTATATAGAATCATCCTGAGTAGCCCCActtattattttttctaaaatgcagttttttaaaactttaatgatTCAAGTAGCAAAGCAAGATTCTCATACTATTTACATAAAATTTGTTACATTACACATACactttgttttttcatttcttttcctaagTACTGTACAGTTCTTCAACTGTACACAATTAGTTGATATTCCTCATgagttctctttctcccttttactttttaaaatgaatattccTTTACTGCATAATTTACTAAAAGTAGATCCTTGCTGATAGTTACTTCTTAATACTTtctcttgaaaatattttaatctacactcattcatcaaggatggttcaaatattttcttgttgctttaaTTCTGTTTCCTAATTATAAATACTTGGGATCCATAAAAATAATACGAATTTAAAGTTAGCATTTTTTACCACAGTTACTTAATGTGTCTTATATAAAAATGTCATGTGCCTGTTTATTTGTAGTTCATTTCATTTCACTTATTACAATATTATTGGTAAATAAAAATTGATTATTAAACACACATGGTGTACAATATGTTTGTTGTGTATccgtatacatgcatgtatgtgtgtgtgtgtgtgtgtgtgtgtgtgtgtgtatgtgtacagaagaaggatgtgtgcttgtgtgcacatggAAGACAGGAGACAACCTTGGCTTTTCATTTTCAGATGCCATTCACCTACTGTCTTGATAGCATCTCTCTCTGGGCCAAGGTGATATTCCCTGATCTTCTCCTGTTTCTCCCTCTCTAGCTCTGGCAAGTGGCACATATCCACTGCTGCTCTAGGACCCCATCAGGTACAGATAGTGCATGTTGCAACAGTCTCTGAGTTTCTATGTGTGTCCACTGGGCtgtgtttagaaggccttgtttccctggtgtcctccatccatTTAGGCTTTTCTAGTCTTTCTATTACCTTTCCAGAGAGTTTCCTGTTTACCGAGGGAAAGATTTTGATCGAGACTTCCCTCAAAGGAAGGGAAGGGCTGACTCTTTTGATGTTTCTCACTGTGAATATTTTATAGCTATGGGTCTTTGTGTCTTCTGCTGGATGAGGCTACTCTGAAGATGGCTGAATGAGACTCAGATCAATGAATTCATCAGAATGTCATTAGGTGTCATTTTATTTGTTACAAGAACACTAGTATTTGGTTTGGTTCTTGGTCCTAGTCCTAACTAGTCTCATGTTCTGGACAAGCAAAGCAGTGCTGGGTATGGTTTCAATCTCATGGATTTCAAGCTTTAAATCTAATCAGAGATTGGTTGGTTACTACCATAAATTTTAGGCGTCCATTGCACCAGCACATCCTACAGGCAGGTCTTCATTGTAGAATGAAGCTTTTGTAGTGGGTTGGTACTTACCTTGCTCCTCTGGTAGTGTGCATGTTACAATGCAGGACCATAAATTATTATCCACACAGATGTAGTCTGTAGATAGACAacagcttgatttctctatgttcAAGGACTTATGTAACTGTTGTCTTCAGGAATAGGGTCTTaacatcagtttgtggagagcataTAATAGCCTTAAAAATACCTTGCATTATTTGGAGGTTCCCATGGAGCCCCTTTATCTAACAACTTCATTAGATTTACTCAATTTCCAGTACTGGACACTTCATTTAGTGATGAGAAACTTCATTTTGGGCTCTGTCTCTTGTtattttgtgatttcattttcattgCATTTACATGTGTTTATATTATTAAAAGTTACAGCTGTTCTAAGTTTCCAGATGACCCTTAATGTTCCCTAGGTTAAAAGGTTCCTCTTAGCATTTCTTTTCTtgccccacttcctcctccaagGTTGATACTCCAAATTCAgatctttccatccatccataactTTCTATTCTA
This window harbors:
- the Vmn1r10 gene encoding vomeronasal 1 receptor, C1; this translates as MSSFKNVLYFQAGLGVLANMVLLLFYIFIILGHRPKPTDLISCQLTFVHIIMVLTGGDILLTDLFELLNIENDLKCKTIFYISRVMRGLSICTTCLLSVFQAVTISPNTSLMAKFKQKLKKYMACVFLCIWSFNLAFSTNRIFYVGGFTNVSETNQMQVTKSCSLLPMNIIIRGFIFTISTSRDVFLVGVMLTTSVYMVITMFRYHRQCKYLYSISHLRESPEKRATQTIVLLVSFFVVMYWVDFIISFTSDMIWMYDPLILTVQKFMMYAYPTITPLVQISSDNRIIIMLKNLQSKHQQRFFNKDIFFSL